DNA from Massilia antarctica:
GCGATCGGTTCGTTCAGCGGGCGTCCGGCAAGCATGATCAGGCGGCTGTCCTGGGCGGCCACGATGCGCACGCCGTCAGCCTGCGGCGTGTTGGCCAGGATCGCCATGCGCCCCACCGGTACCAGCTTGTCGTCGATCAGCACCTGGCCGCGGAACACGTACACGAAGGCGTTGTGCCCCGGCGGCAGCAGCTGTTCGAAGCTGGCGTTGGCCGGCAGCGCGACATCGAGATACAGCGGTTCGGTGCCGGCACGCTGCACCGCGCCCTGCACGCCGTGGCTGGCGCCGGCGATCACTTGCACCGTTACCCCCGCCCCGGTGGTGAAGCGGGGGATCTCGGTGTTCGGGATGTCGCGGTACCACGGCGCGCTCATCTTGTCCTTGGCCGGCAGGTTAAGCCACAGCTGGAAGCCTTCCATCATGCCGTCGGTCTGCTCGGGCATTTCGGAATGGGCGACGCCGCGCCCGGCCGTCATCCACTGCACGCCGCCGTCGGTGATCAAGCCTTCGTTGCCGGCGCTGTCGCGGTGGCGCATGCTGCCGGTGATCATGTAGGAAATTGTCTCGAAGCCGCGGTGCGGGTGTTCGGGAAAGCCGGCGATGTAGTCGCCCGGCTTGTCGCTGCCGAAGGCATCGAGCATCAGGAAGGGATCGAGGCGACGCTGCAGGTTTTGCGTGAGCACGCGGTTGATCTTGACACCGGCGCCGTCCATCACGAACTGGCCGTTGATCAGGCGCTCGACGCTGCGCGGCTGCTGCACGCGCTCCTCAACGGCCTGGCGCACCGTCACCTCCGAC
Protein-coding regions in this window:
- a CDS encoding pirin family protein codes for the protein MRQAVEERVQQPRSVERLINGQFVMDGAGVKINRVLTQNLQRRLDPFLMLDAFGSDKPGDYIAGFPEHPHRGFETISYMITGSMRHRDSAGNEGLITDGGVQWMTAGRGVAHSEMPEQTDGMMEGFQLWLNLPAKDKMSAPWYRDIPNTEIPRFTTGAGVTVQVIAGASHGVQGAVQRAGTEPLYLDVALPANASFEQLLPPGHNAFVYVFRGQVLIDDKLVPVGRMAILANTPQADGVRIVAAQDSRLIMLAGRPLNEPIAQYGPFVMNTQAEVFQAVDDFRAGRFAA